A genomic window from Bos javanicus breed banteng chromosome 13, ARS-OSU_banteng_1.0, whole genome shotgun sequence includes:
- the LOC133259209 gene encoding probable cystatin-15 produces the protein MRGNRACGSLVPKAYLTRGGNWDIPPPHPQLNFPSGDNGRIREEELGRGPGGQQSAVRGRAVLGGELRRRPPKHLASRTTLDNMFWKLPLLLGLLALGPHVCSWMFEDIGKTGQEFSMCVEFAIHHFNEHQPDENAYKLLWVGRSQHKKFSLTYLMDLHLGRTICKKHDEDIDNCPLQEGPEGKKVNCTFIVDSRPLYTKFTLLNSTCQQI, from the exons ATGAGGGGGAACAGAGCCTGCGGGTCCCTGGTGCCCAAGGCTTATTTGACAAGGGGTGGAAACTGGGacatccccccgccccacccccagctcaaTTTCCCATCTGGTGATAATGGGAGGATCAGAGAGGAGGAACTGGGCAGAGGGCCCGGTGGGCAGCAGAGCGCTGTGCGGGGCAGGGCGGTGCTGGGTGGGGAGCTGAGGAGACGGCCTCCCAAGCACTTAGCCTCCAGGACGACGCTGGACAACATGTTCTGGAAGCTGCCTCTGCTCCTGGGGCTTCTTGCTCTGGGGCCTCATGTCTGCAGCTGGATGTTTGAGGACATCGGGAAGACAGGGCAAGAGTTCAGCATGTGTGTGGAGTTTGCCATCCACCACTTCAATGAGCACCAACCAGACGAGAATGCATACAAGCTGCTGTGGGTCGGGAGGAGTCAGCACAAG AAGTTCTCTTTGACGTATTTAATGGACCTGCACCTGGGCCGCACAATCTGTAAAAAACACGATGAAGACATCGACAACTGCCCCTTGCAAGAAGGCCCTGAAGGGAAAAAG gtgAACTGCACTTTCATTGTGGACTCACGGCCCTTATATACCAAGTTTACCCTCCTGAACAGCACCTGCCAGCAGATATAG